A genome region from Eremothecium cymbalariae DBVPG#7215 chromosome 4, complete sequence includes the following:
- the MSA1 gene encoding Msa1p (similar to Ashbya gossypii ADR209W) produces MSQSQTTTPRKRGRPTILKDYADPMKSPMAYSSLQVQKSNQCFNKPLMRIAGAGNTSPVKFKTPVTKNVTDLNASITFIDESSPPSSADSVGSGGKTSKFRGIVINTPKKSTASKSSGSGQESSPLTPLDNVFSSVSRAQLSSPPGIMHEDYGSPLKKRRTSVRTRPVGTTSVAANKGEADANKATSANSRTTSSAAAFKFFLSIDNEGKACISDSRVSIGTTGHGSGSASGAGTGNPLVDGCMHSCNVLGVNAATGEGWVSAPAMKFDKRRVLGLLKQMSKKSGISTAPSANPLSAFIPISSSASTSSLGSNITAASAAPITTTKMTTTNTTSNINNKKHQNKSNEVYSSDFPPCSPPPPPNSSAIPLTPRCTSVFQFKTGFTPCNISIDELLRSPQVKSAGADRFLISSVSTPAGNAATTVAAAAAMSAKQDHFVFKLSSGDPLLMNDEDSELLAHVSNDPAEMQHILNSPRRPVCFNTPPSWVNVSSPPRSSSMMKSDGQIHTSSVILSKIDEQPSTPGVPLNESAPVFQYTPIIQQAMSGAFSKQHLLPDVAHEKVQITNLSSNDKGTAPIEHDDARLALKKLIKG; encoded by the coding sequence ATGTCTCAGTCGCAAACAACTACACCACGGAAAAGAGGCAGACCTACGATACTAAAGGATTACGCTGATCCCATGAAGAGCCCCATGGCCTACTCCTCTTTACAAGTGCAAAAATCCAACCAGTGTTTTAATAAACCTCTTATGCGTATTGCGGGGGCTGGCAATACATCGCCTGTTAAGTTCAAAACGCCCGTGACGAAAAACGTGACGGATTTAAATGCGTCGATCACGTTCATAGATGAATCTTCTCCTCCATCGTCAGCAGACTCTGTTGGATCTGGGGGGAAGACTTCTAAGTTTAGAGGTATTGTGATTAACACCCCCAAGAAGTCTACTGCTTCAAAGTCTTCTGGGTCCGGGCAGGAATCGTCGCCCCTGACGCCATTAGACAACGTGTTCTCGTCAGTTTCCAGGGCTCAACTGAGCTCCCCGCCAGGGATTATGCATGAAGACTATGGATCTCCACTGAAGAAACGTCGTACCTCGGTTAGAACCAGGCCTGTGGGGACCACGTCTGTTGCAGCGAATAAAGGGGAAGCAGACGCGAACAAGGCGACCAGTGCAAATTCGCGAACTACCAGCTCTGCTGCGgctttcaagttttttctGAGTATCGATAATGAGGGTAAAGCTTGTATTTCTGATTCTCGGGTATCTATAGGTACTACTGGCCATGGTTCTGGTTCAGCTTCCGGCGCTGGTACTGGCAATCCCCTTGTTGATGGCTGTATGCATAGTTGTAATGTACTGGGGGTCAATGCTGCTACAGGCGAGGGTTGGGTTTCTGCGCCAGCGATGAAGTTTGACAAGAGAAGGGTGCTTGGTCTTTTGAAGCAAATGTCCAAGAAATCGGGTATTTCTACGGCTCCATCAGCTAATCCCCTCTCTGCCTTCATTCCCATCTCTTCTTCAGCCTCCACATCTTCCCTGGGCTCTAATATCacagcagcatcagcagcTCCcataacaacaacaaaaatgacCACCACCAACACAACATcgaatattaataataaaaagcATCAGAACAAGTCAAACGAAGTATATTCTTCCGACTTTCCGCCGTGTTCTCCTCCGCCGCCGCCTAATTCATCTGCCATTCCCTTGACCCCTCGCTGCACATCCGTTTTTCAGTTCAAGACAGGTTTTACGCCATGTAACATCTCTATTGATGAGTTGCTAAGAAGTCCTCAAGTCAAGTCCGCTGGAGCTGATAGATTCCTTATCTCTTCTGTATCCACCCCCGCTGGTAACGCGGCTACCACCGTTGCTGCGGCTGCAGCTATGTCTGCAAAGCAAGATCACTTCGTCTTCAAACTATCTTCTGGAGATCCACTCTTGATGAACGACGAAGATTCAGAACTGTTAGCCCATGTAAGCAATGACCCCGCAGAAATGCAgcatattttgaattccCCCAGAAGACCCGTATGCTTCAACACTCCTCCCTCATGGGTTAACGTGAGTTCACCTCCAAGGTCTTCATCTATGATGAAATCTGATGGCCAAATACATACCTCTTCGgtgattttatcaaaaattgaTGAGCAACCTTCCACTCCAGGGGTTCCTCTCAATGAATCTGCACCTGTATTCCAATACACGCCTATAATTCAACAAGCTATGTCCGGGGCCTTCTCTAAGCAACATTTGCTTCCTGATGTTGCTCATGAAAAGGTTCAGATAACAAACTTAAGCAGTAATGATAAAGGGACTGCACCCATAGAACATGACGATGCAAGGCTAGCTCTGAAGAAACTGATTAAAGGCTAA
- the CKA2 gene encoding casein kinase 2 catalytic subunit CKA2 (similar to Ashbya gossypii ADR204W), whose amino-acid sequence MSLPPSTLNQKSSRVYSVARVYQDACSQRPQEYWDYEQGVTIDWGKINNYEIINKIGRGKYSEVFRGKSIVNDHPCVIKVLKPVKMKKIYRELKILTNLTGGPNVIGLFDIVQDPGSKIPALIFEEVKNVDFRTLYPAFTLSDIQYYFKQLLIALDYCHSMGIMHRDVKPQNVMIDPTERKLRLIDWGLAEFYHPGVDYNVRVASRYHKGPELLVNLNQYDYSLDLWSVGCMLAAIVFKKEPFFKGSTNPDQLVKIARVLGTKQLLAYLDHYGLTLPHEYDNIMKDFEPKPWNYFISNDTPLAIPAIVDLIDHLLRYDHQKRLTAKEAMAHEFFQKQFSQ is encoded by the coding sequence ATGTCACTACCACCTTCTACGCTAAACCAAAAGAGTTCACGTGTATACTCAGTTGCGCGTGTGTATCAGGATGCATGTAGTCAACGGCCTCAAGAATACTGGGATTATGAGCAAGGTGTGACAATTGACTGGGGCAAGATAAACAATTATGAGATTATAAATAAGATTGGACGTGGCAAGTATTCGGAGGTTTTCAGAGGGAAAAGTATTGTGAATGATCATCCATGCGTCATTAAGGTTCTAAAGCCagtgaagatgaaaaagatCTATCGAGAGCTGAAGATTTTGACGAATTTGACTGGGGGTCCGAATGTGATTGGGTTGTTCGATATTGTACAGGATCCTGGGTCGAAGATTCCAGctttaatttttgaagagGTCAAGAATGTTGATTTCCGGACGTTATATCCTGCGTTTACGCTATCAGATATCCAATACTACTTCAAGCAGCTGTTGATTGCTTTGGATTACTGTCATTCGATGGGAATTATGCACAGGGATGTTAAGCCTCAGAACGTTATGATAGATCCTACAGAACGTAAGTTGCGTCTTATCGACTGGGGCCTTGCTGAGTTTTATCATCCAGGTGTCGATTACAACGTGCGTGTAGCTTCTCGCTACCACAAAGGCCCAGAGCTGCTTGTAAACCTTAATCAGTATGATTACTCGTTAGACCTCTGGTCCGTGGGATGCATGCTTGCGGCCATCGTTTTCAAGAAGGAGCCTTTTTTCAAAGGCAGCACTAACCCAGATCAGCTGGTTAAAATCGCGAGGGTTCTTGGTACCAAACAACTGCTTGCCTACTTGGACCATTATGGTCTGACACTACCTCATGAATACGATAACATAATGAAGGACTTTGAGCCAAAACCTTGGAATTACTTCATATCAAATGATACCCCCTTAGCTATTCCGGCAATCGTTGACCTAATTGATCATTTGCTGCGCTATGACCACCAAAAACGTTTAACTGCTAAAGAGGCTATGGCGCATGAGTTCTTCCAAAAGCAATTCTCCCAGTGA
- the CYT1 gene encoding ubiquinol--cytochrome-c reductase catalytic subunit CYT1 (similar to Ashbya gossypii ADR208W), producing MFSQLSSAAKRATNKTFFRTPLAKNLMAGGAVVTGITATAALYADSLTADAMTAAEHGLHPPAYGWSHNGPLQTFDHASIRRGYQVYREVCAACHSLDRVAWRTLVGVSHTNAEVREMAEEFEYDNEPDEQGNPRKRPGKLADYIPGPYPNEQAARAANQGALPPDLSLIVKARHGGADYIFALLTGYPDDPPAGVQLPPGSNYNPYFPGGSIAMGRVLFDDLVEYEDGTPATTSQMAKDVSTFLQWCAEPEHDERKRLGLKAIIILSSLYLLSVWVKKFKWSSLKSRKFVFNPPKK from the coding sequence ATGTTTAGTCAATTATCGTCTGCCGCTAAACGTGCCACGAATAAAACATTCTTCCGCACTCCGCTGGCAAAGAATTTAATGGCTGGTGGAGCAGTGGTGACGGGAATTACTGCGACTGCAGCTCTTTACGCTGATTCGTTAACAGCGGATGCTATGACTGCGGCGGAGCATGGGTTGCATCCTCCAGCTTACGGATGGTCGCACAATGGTCCGCTTCAGACATTTGACCATGCTTCAATCAGACGTGGTTACCAGGTTTACCGTGAGGTGTGTGCTGCGTGCCACTCGCTTGATCGTGTTGCGTGGAGAACGCTTGTCGGTGTATCTCATACCAATGCCGAGGTCAGAGAGATGGCCGAGGAATTCGAGTACGACAACGAGCCCGATGAGCAAGGTAACCCTAGAAAGAGACCAGGTAAGTTGGCAGACTACATTCCAGGTCCTTATCCAAACGAACAAGCCGCCAGAGCTGCGAACCAAGGTGCATTACCCCCAGATTTATCCTTGATTGTCAAGGCAAGACACGGTGGTGCCGATTACATCTTTGCCCTTTTGACTGGTTACCCGGATGATCCTCCCGCCGGTGTACAGCTTCCTCCAGGCTCCAATTACAATCCTTACTTCCCAGGTGGCTCCATTGCAATGGGTAGAGTCTTGTTCGATGACTTGGttgaatatgaagatgGCACGCCAGCAACCACCTCTCAGATGGCTAAGGATGTCTCTACATTCTTGCAGTGGTGTGCGGAACCTGAACACGACGAGAGAAAGAGACTGGGTCTAAAAGCTATCATCATCCTATCTTCGTTGTACCTATTGTCTGTCTGGGTTAAGAAGTTCAAGTGGTCCTCCTTGAAGAGCAGAAAATTTGTCTTCAATCCtccaaagaaataa
- the YNG1 gene encoding Yng1p (similar to Ashbya gossypii ADR207C), whose protein sequence is MDDVRYSFLNTLDHLPCEIIRTLWTIQSLELQGGRCKEFLNEAKYLRQLVKQHRKKLEQQLEELRELASVSKRYQEHINSLPQVVGSGRAKRPLKIRINLKKSQLLEKQRVSKQGQGQRQGQEQWGTADKTVQEDVYCVCRDISYGPMIACDNKQCAVEWFHYPCVGLRTAPRGNAKWFCSDKCRKQTAASSSKTK, encoded by the coding sequence ATGGACGATGTACGATACAGCTTTCTTAATACACTAGACCACCTGCCATGCGAAATCATTCGCACGCTGTGGACGATCCAAAGCTTGGAATTGCAAGGCGGTCGGTGCAAGGAATTTCTCAATGAGGCAAAATACCTGCGGCAGCTTGTGAAGCAACATCGCAAGAAGCTGGAACAGCAGCTGGAGGAGCTTCGGGAGTTGGCAAGCGTGAGTAAGCGGTACCAGGAACACATTAATTCACTGCCGCAGGTGGTAGGATCTGGCAGAGCGAAGAGACCCCTGAAGATCCGGATTAATCTAAAGAAGTCACAGTTGCTGGAGAAGCAGCGCGTAAGTAAGCAGGGGCAGGGGCAGCGTCAAGGGCAGGAGCAATGGGGTACAGCGGATAAGACTGTGCAAGAGGATGTGTACTGTGTATGCCGAGATATCTCCTACGGTCCGATGATTGCATGTGACAATAAGCAGTGTGCAGTGGAGTGGTTCCACTATCCTTGTGTTGGGCTGCGGACGGCCCCACGAGGAAATGCTAAATGGTTTTGCAGCGACAAGTGTCGGAAACAAACCGCAGCTAGCAGTAGCAAGACGAAGTGA
- the RPL3 gene encoding 60S ribosomal protein uL3 (similar to Ashbya gossypii ADR206W) → MSHRKYEAPRHGHLGFLPRKRAASIRGRVKSFPKDDKSKPVALTSFLGYKAGMTTIVRDLDRPGSKFHKREIVEAVTVVDTPPVVVVGVVGYVETPRGLRSLTTVWAEHLSDDLKRRFYKNWYKSKKKAFTKYSAKYAQDGTAVEKELARMKKYATVIRVLAHTQIRKTPLAQKRAHLAEIQLNGGSISEKVDWAREHFEKTVSVDSVFEQNEMIDVVAVTKGHGFEGVTHRWGTKKLPRKTHRGLRKVACIGAWHPAHVMWTVARAGQNGYHHRTSINHKIYRIGKGDDEGNAATEFDRTKKTITPMGGFVHYGAVNNDFVMVKGSIPGTRKRVVTLRKSLYTNTSRKAIEEVTLKWIDTASKFGKGRFQTPAEKHAFMGTLKKDL, encoded by the coding sequence ATGTCTCACAGAAAGTACGAAGCACCACGTCACGGTCATTTAGGTTTCTTGCCAAGAAAGAGAGCTGCCTCCATCAGAGGTAGAGTCAAGTCCTTCCCAAAGGACGACAAGTCTAAGCCAGTTGCTTtgacttccttcttgggTTACAAGGCTGGTATGACCACTATTGTTAGAGACTTGGACAGACCAGGTTCCAAGTTCCACAAGAGAGAGATTGTTGAGGCTGTTACTGTTGTTGACACACCACCAgtcgttgttgttggtgttgtCGGTTACGTTGAGACTCCAAGAGGTTTGAGATCCTTGACCACTGTTTGGGCTGAGCACTTGTCTGACGATCTAAAGAGAAGATTCTACAAGAACTGGTATAAGTCTAAGAAGAAGGCTTTCACTAAATACTCTGCCAAGTACGCTCAAGACGGTACTGCTGTTGAGAAGGAATTGGCTAGAATGAAGAAGTACGCTACTGTCATCAGAGTTTTGGCTCATACTCAAATCAGAAAGACCCCATTGGCCCAAAAGAGGGCACACTTGGCTGAAATCCAATTGAACGGTGGCTCTATTTCTGAGAAGGTTGACTGGGCTAGAGAGCACTTTGAGAAGACTGTCTCCGTTGACTCTGTTTTCGAACAGAATGAGATGATTGACGTTGTTGCTGTCACCAAGGGTCACGGTTTCGAGGGTGTTACTCACAGATGGGGTACTAAGAAGCTACCAAGAAAGACTCACAGAGGTTTGAGAAAGGTTGCTTGTATTGGTGCTTGGCATCCTGCCCACGTCATGTGGACCGTTGCCAGAGCTGGTCAAAATGGTTACCACCACAGAACCTCCATCAACCACAAGATCTACAGAATCGGTAAGGGCGATGACGAAGGTAACGCTGCGACTGAGTTTGACAGAACCAAGAAGACCATCACCCCTATGGGTGGTTTCGTCCACTACGGTGCTGTTAACAACGACTTCGTCATGGTTAAGGGTTCTATTCCAGGTACCAGAAAGAGAGTTGTCACCTTGAGAAAATCCTTGTACACCAACACTTCCAGAAAGGCTATTGAAGAGGTTACCTTGAAGTGGATTGACACTGCCTCCAAGTTCGGTAAGGGTAGATTCCAAACCCCAGCTGAAAAGCACGCCTTCATGGGTACCTTGAAGAAGGACTTGTAA
- the VPS5 gene encoding sorting nexin 1 (similar to Ashbya gossypii ADR211W), which yields MESNNWLEPPVWGSSSEEGTVDGLSRTFETLGRDILNNEDQEDPLEHNAWGSATTPNIQAELTKGLRVGVADTGGDRDDDLRPPVEGEILHSQQLLSSLAPEKDPLQGLVAANSVRSPTKGDPLFMGFGNSPIAVEEFDSKNSANALRGTTTPTKKHGKVQRLFSTKMLRRTPLTEEQENDLIVDPLGDLSQQSAEQEFVDEPLEESVFDSKLNLLQQMEAPLFEASQSKPRLTQQLQLVADPPRQLHRKLQSLSQQKDQQEASSNVFEIEVVDPIKVADLTFSHVEYTVHTKSSSLEPSEVTVKRRYRDFRWLYRQLQSNHWGRIIPPPPDKQTVGRFKQDFIENRRFQMERMLKKIGQNTIFQKDEDFIMFLTSSNFSQDSKVREHLTGSRAVNDSSDLSEIHISELKLLGPEDAETVIKNGGLDSDSNSTFMRISFSSPPRYTEPDSYFVERRQQADILEEQLKQMYKSLELVDSQKNELVSVIKEFAATLKALVDLEASKKISDLLSNFSEVHRRIMESVQRTSLQDSLTLGITIDEYLRSLGSIKAIFNQRSKLGYYLVLVESDRVKKQAQLQKLTNNMKSPPDKIEATKQELFALQRRQQVIKEHWDQIAEVMRDELTNYYDAKIADFRNNMEIYLESAIETQKECIELWETFYQNNL from the coding sequence ATGGAGAGTAATAACTGGTTAGAACCACCGGTATGGGGTAGTAGCTCTGAGGAAGGGACGGTAGACGGTTTGAGTAGGACTTTTGAGACACTTGGTCGTGATATCTTAAATAACGAGGATCAGGAGGATCCGCTCGAGCACAATGCTTGGGGGAGTGCTACCACGCCAAATATCCAGGCGGAATTGACTAAGGGGCTGCGTGTGGGGGTTGCAGATACTGGGGGGGATAGAGATGATGATTTGCGACCCCCGGTGGAGGGGGAGATTCTGCATTCGCAGCAGTTGCTTTCGTCGCTTGCACCAGAGAAGGATCCCTTGCAGGGGTTGGTGGCAGCGAATTCGGTGAGGTCTCCTACTAAGGGTGATCCGTTATTTATGGGGTTTGGTAACTCGCCAATTGCTGTTGAGGAATTTGACTCAAAAAATTCAGCTAATGCTTTAAGGGGAACCACGACGCCTACAAAAAAGCATGGTAAAGTGCAGAGGTTATTTAGCACTAAAATGTTACGTCGGACGCCACTAACTGAGGAACAGGAGAATGATCTGATCGTGGATCCATTGGGAGACCTGTCGCAGCAGTCAGCAGAGCAAGAGTTTGTTGACGAACCGCTAGAGGAATCGGTGTTTGATTCGAAGTTGAACCTATTGCAACAAATGGAGGCTCCGTTATTCGAAGCTTCACAAAGTAAACCAAGGTTAACACAGCAGTTGCAGCTCGTGGCTGATCCTCCAAGGCAGCTTCACCGGAAGCTGCAATCGCTATCGCAACAGAAGGACCAGCAGGAAGCATCTAGTAATGTATTTGAGATCGAGGTTGTAGATCCAATTAAAGTGGCTGATCTTACGTTCTCTCATGTTGAATATACGGTCCATACGAAGTCCAGTTCTCTAGAGCCTAGCGAGGTCACTGTCAAGAGACGCTACAGAGACTTTAGGTGGTTATACCGTCAGTTACAGAGTAATCATTGGGGCAGAATTATCCCCCCACCTCCTGATAAGCAAACTGTTGGTAGGTTCAAACAGGACTTTATCGAAAATAGGCGATTTCAAATGGAGCGAATgctaaaaaaaattgggCAGAATaccattttccaaaaagatgaagatttcATAATGTTTTTAACTAGCTCAAATTTCTCTCAAGATTCTAAGGTCAGGGAACACCTTACAGGTTCAAGAGCGGTTAATGACAGTAGTGATCTCTCGGAGATTCACATAAGCGAACTTAAATTATTGGGGCCGGAGGACGCAGAGACTGTTATCAAGAATGGCGGTTTGGATAGTGATTCCAATTCAACTTTTATGCGCATCTCATTCAGTTCACCACCTAGATACACTGAACCAGATTCTTATTTCGTGGAGAGAAGACAACAAGCCGATATATTGGAAGAACAATTAAAACAGATGTACAAATCTTTAGAACTGGTTGACTCCCAAAAGAATGAACTGGTGTCTGTAATCAAGGAGTTTGCTGCAACTCTCAAAGCTCTCGTAGATTTGGAAGCCTCAAAGAAAATCTCAGATTTATTATCTAATTTTTCAGAAGTACATCGGAGAATTATGGAATCAGTACAGAGAACCTCTTTACAGGATTCCCTGACACTAGGTATCACAATTGATGAGTACCTGAGATCATTAGGAAGTATTAAGGCGATATTTAACCAACGTTCAAAACTAGGATACTATCTTGTTCTTGTCGAGTCTGACAGGGTTAAGAAGCAAGCCCAGTTGCAGAAACTCACCAATAATATGAAGAGTCCACCTGATAAAATTGAGGCCACAAAACAGGAATTGTTTGCTTTGCAAAGGAGACAACAGGTGATAAAAGAACACTGGGACCAAATTGCCGAAGTTATGAGAGATGAATTGACAAACTATTATGACGCTAAGATTGCagattttagaaataatatggaaatatatttggaatctGCAATTGAAACACAAAAGGAATGCATTGAACTCTGGGAAACATTCTATCAAAATAATTTGTAG
- the SLD7 gene encoding Sld7p (similar to Ashbya gossypii ADR203C) — protein sequence MTSTWGKWAVLEIAVGQGVTVRDVQLWRESAVTEDSDTSGTMGGVEIGLIAGRFIGSINVEKLPVWVNKTGTYRCYSESWTTCSFFRAKLLRRRHKYRGLVVELSGRNGAAKEYVVFYKQLGADAQLRVCCSNLDLSVKRRLDRKLVVTFATAAATATTTAGNADAADAAAAAAAVTGPTPTSEPASSLPAITISATTATATTATTTTTTPDAEESSTLSPQQPQEPQQTSSLVHIDTVIHRTQLKRTQSSIKLHSLLRKNDHKQQFVSRLSQCILGGLRLRNIPHPQYEKLYKMTYGASEFSFRNELATQQEITFEQIQNCVEILLKLFTRS from the coding sequence ATGACGAGTACTTGGGGCAAATGGGCGGTGCTGGAGATTGCTGTTGGACAGGGGGTTACAGTGCGGGACGTACAGCTATGGCGAGAGTCTGCTGTTACAGAGGACAGCGACACGAGTGGTACCATGGGCGGAGTTGAGATAGGGTTAATTGCAGGCAGGTTTATAGGCAGCATTAATGTAGAGAAACTGCCAGTGTGGGTGAATAAGACGGGAACCTACCGCTGCTATAGTGAGAGTTGGACTACGTGCTCGTTCTTCAGGGCTAAGCTCCTGCGGAGACGTCACAAGTACAGGGGTCTTGTAGTGGAACTATCCGGTAGGAATGGGGCAGCTAAGGAATATGTGGTGTTTTACAAGCAATTGGGCGCAGATGCGCAGCTTCGGGTGTGTTGCAGTAATCTTGATTTGTCAGTAAAACGACGACTGGACCGCAAGCTTGTTGTTACGTTTGCAACAGCTGCTGCGACTGCTACTACTACCGCCGGCAATGCAGATGCAGcagatgcagcagcagcagcagcagccgTGACGGGGCCAACACCGACCTCCGAGCCTGCATCTTCGCTGCCAGCGATAACAATTTCCGCTACTACTGCCACTGCCACTACTGCTACCACTACCACTACCACCCCAGACGCTGAAGAATCCTCCACGCTGTCGCCGCAGCAGCCACAGGAGCCACAACAAACTTCATCGTTGGTGCACATCGACACTGTCATACACCGCACACAGCTCAAACGTACACAATCGTCCATCAAACTGCATAGCCTGTTACGCAAAAACGATCACAAGCAACAATTCGTCTCCCGCCTCTCACAATGTATCTTGGGAGGGCTGCGTCTGAGAAATATCCCTCACCCCCAGTACGAAAAGCTATACAAGATGACTTACGGCGCAAGCGAGTTTTCTTTTCGAAATGAACTAGCAACACAGCAAGAAATAACCTTTgaacaaatccaaaattgTGTAGAGATATTGCTAAAGCTCTTCACAAGGTCCTAG
- the ALG8 gene encoding dolichyl-P-Glc:Glc1Man(9)GlcNAc(2)-PP-dolichol alpha-1,3-glucosyltransferase (similar to Ashbya gossypii ADR210C) produces the protein MSVRRTVKKVNSDSEGDAKKKKRVVRNHGSEEDSGKREMQKSAEAEKQDADWGGGKRVSGSEEKQGCRFSLWNFWVSSTVLKLLLMPDYFSTDLEVHRNWLALTNKLPLLDWYREATSQWTLDYPPFFAYFEWVLSQFVPAVVRDDGCLDIVKEGKFGWPTVVFLRLTVIGTEILLFVVLQVFINTSDESERTVNFIIASSIALSPGFLIVDHMHFQYNGFLFAILIASIVAAKKERYLLCGAFFTTVLCFKHIFLYLAPAYFTFLLRAYVLNFSNFSFRTYRDLIFVVRWFNLLKLGVIIVSILAVCFVPFIPVLPQLISRLFPFSRGLTHAYWAPNFWAVYAFMDRILTFIMLKMPYVHKCATKIVLPPLIPNSIEEIKNRIGASNYGTRGLVQDILFIILPQVQPRLTFALTLFYQILAIIPVLFNPSFKRFIGCLTLCGFSSFLFGWHVHEKAIMLVIVPFSFLVSMDRRLLTPFMLLTASGYVSLFPLLYQSSEFLIKVLYTWIWCIIYFSALKKTVKVSTSIQRRVFFFDRLAVCYCLLLVPMVLAVESLGVMKFKYVILQKYEFLGLMCYSIFCSIGVISSWIGLSWLFNFDEPLWV, from the coding sequence ATGTCTGTGCGGAGGACAGTCAAGAAGGTGAATTCAGATTCAGAGGGTGATGctaagaagaagaaaaggGTAGTGCGGAATCACGGTTCGGAGGAGGATAGTGGTAAGCGTGAGATGCAAAAATCggcagaagcagaaaaacAAGATGCAGATTGGGGTGGGGGTAAGCGAGTGAGTGGGTCGGAGGAGAAGCAAGGATGCAGGTTTTCGCTGTGGAACTTTTGGGTGTCGAGCACTgtgttgaagttgttgttgatgcCGGATTATTTCAGCACAGATCTAGAGGTGCATAGGAATTGGTTGGCGTTGACGAATAAGCTGCCCTTGCTGGACTGGTACAGGGAGGCGACAAGCCAGTGGACGCTTGATTATCCTCCCTTTTTCGCCTACTTCGAATGGGTGCTGTCGCAGTTTGTTCCTGCTGTAGTAAGAGATGATGGCTGCTTGGATATCGTTAAGGAGGGCAAGTTTGGATGGCCCACGGTGGTATTTCTACGATTGACGGTAATTGGGACGGAGATCTTACTGTTTGTTGTGTTGCAGGTGTTTATCAACACCAGTGATGAGTCCGAGCGGACTGTGAACTTCATTATAGCCAGCAGTATTGCGCTATCCCCGGGGTTTCTTATTGTTGACCACATGCACTTCCAATACAATGGATTTCTGTTTGCAATTCTTATTGCTTCGATAGTGGCTGCCAAAAAGGAGCGGTACTTGTTATGCGGTGCTTTCTTTACTACTGTGCTTTGTTTTAAGCACATCTTCTTGTATTTGGCTCCAGCCTACTTCACTTTCTTGTTGCGGGCATACGTCCTGAACTTCTCGAACTTTAGTTTCCGAACTTACAGAGATCTTATTTTTGTGGTTAGGTGGTTTAACTTATTGAAGCTTGGTGTTATCATTGTGTCTATACTTGCAGTTTGTTTTGTTCCTTTTATTCCTGTGTTGCCTCAGCTGATCTCTCGTCTATTCCCATTTTCCAGAGGACTGACCCATGCTTATTGGGCTCCAAACTTTTGGGCAGTTTATGCATTTATGGATAGGATATTGACTTTTATAATGCTGAAAATGCCATATGTCCACAAATGTGCGACTAAAATCGTGTTGCCGCCTTTGATTCCAAActcaattgaagaaataaagaatCGAATTGGAGCTTCAAATTATGGTACACGGGGTCTTGTTCAAGACATACTATTTATAATTTTACCGCAGGTTCAACCAAGACTCACGTTTGCATTGACACTCTTCTACCAAATACTAGCTATCATTCCGGTGCTTTTCAACCCTTCCTTTAAGAGATTCATTGGATGTTTGACGTTATGCGGGTTTTCCTCATTTCTATTCGGCTGGCATGTCCACGAGAAGGCAATTATGTTAGTTATAGTgccattttcatttttagtTTCTATGGACAGGAGGCTTTTAACGCCATTCATGCTATTAACTGCATCTGGATATGTGTCTTTATTTCCATTACTATACCAATCGAGCGAGTTCTTGATTAAAGTTCTATACACTTGGATCTGGTGTATAATATACTTCAGTGCTCTAAAAAAGACAGTAAAAGTGTCCACCAGTATTCAAAGACgtgtatttttttttgatagaTTAGCTGTATGCTATTGTCTTTTGTTGGTGCCTATGGTTTTGGCTGTTGAGTCGCTAGGTGTGATGAAGTTCAAGTATGTGATATTACAGAAGTACGAATTTCTGGGATTGATGTGTTACAGCATTTTCTGCTCTATTGGTGTAATTAGTTCGTGGATTGGGTTATCATGGTTATTCAATTTTGACGAACCGCTGTGGGTTTGA